Part of the Tolypothrix sp. PCC 7910 genome, ACCTTGTTCGGGAATGTAATACAAATTAGAAACGTGATGCAGCTTTTGAATTTGCCGTGTTACCGCTGCTACCATTGCTGGATGAGCGTGTCCCAATGTACAAGTAGCAATTCCAGCCACAAAGTCCAAATATTCTCGTCCTTGGGTATCCCACACCTTACATCCTGCACCCCGTTCTAGGGCTAGAGGAAATCGTCCATAGGTGGACATGACTGCTTCATCAAAGCTGTTGGGGTCAAAGGGACTAGATGGTAAAGTATCTGACTGTGGGGGGATGGTGGCTGTGTCAACCAGACTGTTTATGCTCACTACCGCTCCTTCTGAAAATCTGTGATCGTAATCGTATAGTTACTAGTGTCCTAGAAAGCCTCAAAAATATCGACTATTTTCTCTGTATTTGTCTTTTGGTGTTTGGTGTTTGGTAATGGGTAATTGGTAATTGGTGTTTGGTAATTGGTGTTTGGTGTTTGTCATTAATTATTTCTCCCCCTGCTCCCTGCCCCCTGCCCCGTTGCTTTTCCCAGTCCCCAATCCCCAATCCCTTATTCCCTAACCATTGAGGTAAAACAATTGTGTACTCAAGGCCTGAGCAAAAATATCAACGTATCCAAAAGGAGTTGATGGCAGGAGCGATCGCTCTTGGTTGTGTTTTCATAATTGGGACTTTGTGGTACAGCCTGGTAGAGGGGTGGTCATGGGAAGATGCTGCTTATATGACCGTAATTACGCTGGCAACTGTGGGATATGGCGAAACACACCCTTTAGGCAGTCGCGGAAGATTATTTACTATCGCCTTAATTTTGATGGGTGTAATCAATATCGGTTACATTGTCAATAGATTTACAGAAGCCGTAATTCAGGGCTACTTTCAAGAAGGAATTCGACTACGGCAACAGAGGCGGTTAATGGAATCGTTATCAGGACATTACATTATTTGTGGATTTAGTCGGACAGGTCGCCAAATCGCCAAAGAATTTCGGGCTGAAGGTGTAACTTTTGTTGTTATTGATTCTGAACTGGAATCTGTGCAAAGGGCGCAAACGGAAGGTTATGTAGTATACCAAGGAGATGCAACACTAGATGACTCGCTCTTGAAGGTAGGCATAGAAAGAGCGATTTGTATTGTTGCGGCATTACCTTCAGACGCAGAAAATTTATATACAGTATTATCAGCGAAAACCCTGAACCCAGCAATTCGGGCGATCGCAAGAGCAAGTACAGAAGAAGCTTTGCAGAAGTTACAACGCGCTGGTGCAGATGCGGTGATTTCTCCCTATATCACTGGCGGTAAGAGAATGGCCGCAGCCGCCCTCCGACCCCAGATTTTAGATTTTGTGGATGGTATTCTCACTGGTACAGACCGCCAGCTTTACATGGAAGAATTTTTGCTTGACCCAGCTTTTTGCCCTTTTGTCGGACAAAGCCTGCAAAAAGCAAAACTGCGATCGCAAACTGGGGCGTTAGTTCTCGCTATTCGCCGCCTTGATGGTAACTTAATTGGTGGCCCTACAGGTGACACTGTTTTAATGCCTGGAGATACCTTGATCTGTATGGGTACAGCAGAACAATTGCAAAGTCTTAACCAAATTCTCGGGCCCATTGTTTCTAAAAAACTGCGTAAGCCAAAAAATAGTTAATTGGTGTTTGTCATTTGTCATTTGTCATTTGTCATTTGTCATTTGTCATTTGTCATTTGTCATTTGTCATTTGTCATTTGTCATTTGTCATTTGTCATTTGTCATTGGGTAATTGGTAATTGGTAATTGGTAATTGGTAATTGGTATTTCCCCTTGTCTCCTTGTCGCCCTTATCTCTCTCTTCTCTCTTGCCCAATAGTCATAAAAAAACCTCGGTTATTAACCGAGGTTGTAGGATAAGTCAAAATGACGATTAGATACAGCGATTGAAAAGGAAAACTTTTAGCTAAAAATTAAAGCAAGCAAAACTATAGATGTTACAAATCAATTTGAAACTGCAACTTTAAAAGTATTGTGGCATTGCCGTTATATTTGCTGTGTTTGCTTTGCTGTTTTAACTTATGTAACTTAATTTAACAGTAATGTTACAAATAGTCAACAAAGATTGACAAAAAATTTTGATAAGCGATCGCCAATGCTCTAGCGCAGGGAACCCACCTAAAGCACTGGCTGACGTAGTGTTTACTCAAAAACAGTAGCAAGCCTTACCGGATGGGCACTGCTAGATTTTTAGTTCCAAAGCCAAGGATCACTCACGCCCACCCTCAGCTTGATTGAGAAACACAACTATGAACTCATAAATCGATTAAACCAGTGGAATCCTATTTATTGGCTTTTTAAGGCTATAGAAAGATCATTTATTCCTTTAGGAATATGTCTAAAGAAATAGGCAATCAAACTAATGATAGATATACCGTAAAAAATCTTCTTTTAGCAGCTACCTTAAGGATTATGAAAAAGTTATGATTGGCTAATTGGTGTTCCAGGAAGTGTTGGCAGTAGCCTTATTTCATGGGTTTAAGCATAGGGTTAAGTTTTCCCAAAGCAAAGAACGCCAATGATGAACTTAACACTAGCCCCGACAAAAAACGGGGGTTCAAAATATATAAATTACTCAAGGATAAGGCTATGGTTACTGAACAATTAACTAAAGAAAGCGACAATTTAGATTTAAAACAATTATTAAGAACACTAAATGCTGTTAAAAAAGGTGATTTTTCCACAAGAATGCCGATTGATCAAACAGGAATTGCAGGGAAAATAGCCGATACACTCAACGATATTATTGAGCAGAATGAGCGCATGGCGGCAGAGTTGCAGCGCATCGGTAATGTTGTTGGTAAAGATGGCAAAGTTTCGGAACGCGCTTCTCTAGGAAATGTTCGTGGTTCTTGGTTAAGTTGCGTTAATTCTGTGAACACGCTAATTACAGATTTAGTGCAGCCGACGGCAGAAACTACAAGAGTAATTAGGGCTGTAGCCAATGGCGATTTATCCCAAACCATCGCACCAGAAATTGAAGGTAGACCCCTGAAGGGAGAGTTTCTGCAAACTGCCAATATTGTTAACACAATGGTAGACAGGCTGGGTTCCTTTGCGTCTGAGGTAACCAGGGTAGCTAGGGAAGTGGGAACCGAAGGTAAGTTGGGAGTACAAGCCGAAGTTCGTGGTGTGGCGGGTACCTGGAAAGATTTGACCGATAACGTCAACTTAATGGCAGGAAATTTAACAGGGCAAGTACGTAATATTGCGGAAGTTGCAACTGCGATCGCTAACGGTGACCTCTCAAAGAAAATTACTGTAAATGTTAAAGGCGAAATTCTTGAATTGAAGAACACCGTCAACACAATGGTGGATCAGCTTAATTCCTTCGCGTCCGAGGTAACCAGGGTAGCACGAGAAGTAGGAACGGAAGGGAAATTAGGCGTACAAGCTGAAGTGCGTGGTGTGGCGGGAACATGGAAAGATTTGACCGATAACGTTAACTTGATGGCGGGTAATTTGACAGCGCAGGTGCGGAATATTGCAGAAGTGACAACGGCGGTAGCAAATGGCGACCTTTCCAAGAAAATTACTGTAAATGTCAAAGGCGAAATTTTAGAGTTGAAAAACACCGTTAACATCATGGTGGATCAGCTTAATTCCTTTGCATCAGAAGTTACCAGGGTGGCGCGGGAAGTAGGCGCGGAAGGAAAACTCGGCGGTCAAGCAGAAGTGCGCGGTGTAGCGGGAACGTGGAAAGACCTTACCGACAGCGTGAACTTCATGGCGGGAAGTTTGACAGCCCAGGTGCGGAATATTGCGGAAGTGACAACGGCGGTGGCGAATGGTGACTTATCCAAGAAAATCACTGTGGATGTGAAGGGTGAAATTTTGGAGTTGAAAAACACCATTAACACGATGGTGGATCAATTAAACTCCTTTGCTTCCGAGGTTACCAGGGTAGCGCGAGAGGTGGGAACGGAAGGGAAACTGGGCGTACAAGCGGAAGTGCGCGGTGTGGCGGGAACTTGGAAAGATTTGACCGATAACGTCAACTTGATGGCAGGTAATTTGACAGCCCAAGTACGTAATATTGCGGAAGTGACGACGGCGGTGGCGAATGGTGACCTTTCCAAGAAGATTACCGTAGATGTGAAAGGTGAAATTTTAGAGTTGAAAAACACCGTCAACATCATGGTGGATCAACTCAACTCCTTTGCATCGGAAGTGACGCGGGTGGCGCGAGAGGTGGGTGCAGAAGGAAAACTTGGCGGTCAAGCGGAAGTGCGTGGTGTAGCGGGGACGTGGAAAGACCTGACCGACAGCGTGAACTTTATGGCGGGAAGTTTGACAGCCCAAGTGCGGAATATTGCGGAAGTAACCACAGCTGTGGCGACTGGCGATTTATCCAAGAAAATTACTGTAGATGTGAAGGGCGAAATTTTGGAGTTGAAAAACACCATCAATACAATGGTGGATCAATTAAACTCCTTCGCTTCTGAGGTAACCAGGGTAGCGCGAGAGGTTGGAAGTGAAGGGAAACTGGGCGTACAAGCTGATGTGCGCGGTGTGGCTGGTACATGGAAAGACCTGACAGACAGCGTGAACTTCATGGCGGGAAGTTTGACAGCCCAAGTGCGGAATATTGCGGAAGTAACCACAGCTGTGGCGACTGGCGACTTATCGAAGAAAATCACTGTAGATGTGAAGGGCGAAATTTTGGAGTTGAAAAACACCATCAACACGATGGTGGATCAACTCAGTTCCTTTGCTTCCGAAGTAACCAGGGTAGCGCGAGAAGTGGGAACGGAAGGGAAACTCGGCGTACAAGCGGAAGTGCGAGGTGTCGCTGGAACCTGGAAAGACTTAACAGGTGCGGTGAACATGATGGCGGGGAACCTCACCGACCAAGTGCGGAACATTGCAGAAGTTGCAACTGCGATCGCCAATGGTGACTTATCCAAGAAAATTACTGTACAGGTTAAAGGTGAAATTTTGGAGTTGAAAAACACCATCAATATCATGGTGGATCAGTTAAACTCCTTCGCATCTGAGGTAACCAGGGTAGCGCGAGAGGTGGGAAGCGAAGGGAAACTGGGTGTACAAGCTGATGTGCGCGGTGTAGCGGGAACCTGGAAAGACTTAACCGACAGCGTGAATTTCATGGCGGGGAGTTTGACAGCCCAAGTGCGGAATATCGCCGCAGTTACCACCGCCGTGGCGAATGGCGACCTTTCCAAGAAAATTTCTGTGGATGTCAAAGGTGAAATTCTGGAGTTGAAAAACACCGTCAACACAATGGTGGATCAACTCAACTCCTTTGCGTCGGAAGTAACGCGGGTGGCGCGCGAGGTGGGAACCGAAGGAAAACTGGGTGTACAAGCTGAGGTGAAAGGAGTTGCGGGAACTTGGAAAGACCTCACCGACAGCGTGAATTTCATGGCGGGAAGTTTGACAGCCCAGGTGCGGAACATTGCAGAAGTAACAACGGCAGTGGCGAATGGCGACCTTTCCAAGAAAATTACTGTCGATGTGAAGGGCGAAATCTTGGAGTTGAAAAACACCATCAATACAATGGTGGATCAATTAAATTCCTTCGCCTCGGAAGTAACGCGGGTAGCAAGGGAGGTGGGAACCGAAGGTAAATTGGGGGTACAAGCTTACGTCCGAGGGGTGGCGGGAACGTGGAAAGACTTGACCGATAATGTGAACTCAATGGCGGGGAACCTGACAGCCCAGGTGCGGAACATTGCGGAAGTTACCAAAGCCGTGGCGAATGGTGATTTATCCAAGAAAATTACCGTGGATGTGCGTGGGGAAATTTTGGAGTTGAAAGACACTATCAATACAATGGTGGATCAACTCAGTTCCTTCGCTTCGGAAGTAACGCGGGTGGCGCGGGAAGTGGGAACGGAAGGAAAATTAGGCGGTCAAGCGCAAGTTCAAGGTGTGGCGGGTACGTGGAAAGATTTGACCGATAATGTCAATTCGATGGCGGGGAACCTCACAGCCCAGGTGCGCGGTATCGCCCGAGTGGTAACGGCGGTGGCGAATGGCGACTTGAAACGCAAATTAATGTTAGATGCGAAGGGCGAAATTGAAACCCTTGCGGAAACCATCAACGAAATGATTGACACCCTAGCCACCTTCGCTAATCAGGTAACCACAGTAGCGCGGGAAGTAGGAATCGAAGGAAAATTAGGCGGTCAAGCGCGAGTACCCGGGGCGGCGGGAACTTGGAAAGATTTGACAGATAATGTGAACGAACTTGCTGCAACTCTAACTACACAGCTAAGGGCGATCGCAGAAGTTGCAACAGCAGTAACAAAAGGCGATTTAACTCGGTCGATTGCGGTGGAAGCTTTAGGAGAAGTCGCCATTCTCAAAGACAACATCAACCAAATGATTGCTAACCTGCGAGAGACTACCCAGAAAAATACTGAGCAGGATTGGTTAAAAACGAACCTTGCCAAGTTTACCCGAATGCTGCAAGGTCAGCGCGATCTAGAAACTGTTTCTAAACTCATCCTCTCGGAACTAGCGCCGTTAGTAGGAGCGCAGCATGGCGTATTCTACATGATGGAAGCCGCAGATAATCAAGCATTCCTCAAATTACTGAGTAGCTATGCTTACCGGGAACGCCGCCATTTAGCTAACCGCTTCTATATGGGTGAAGGTTTGGTAGGACAATGTGCTTTGGAAAAAGAACGGATTCTGTTAACAGAAGTACCTGGTGATTATGTCAAAATTAGCTCTGGTTTAGGAGAAGCTGCGCCACTGAATGCTGTTGTGTTACCTGTATTATTTGAAGGACAAGTCACAGCCGTAATTGAATTAGCTTCCTTCCGCCGCTTTAGCGAGATACATTTAACATTCTTCGATCAACTCACCGAAAGTATTGCGATCGTGTTAAATACGATCGCCGCTTCGATGCGGACAGAAGAATTGCTCAAACAGTCCCAATCTTTAGCGGAAGAACTACAAACTCAGCAAAACGAACTGCGAGAAACCAACAAGCGACTAGAACAGCAAGCCCAATCACTTAAAGCTTCCGAAGATTTGCTCAAAGGACAGCAAGAAGAACTGCAACAAACCAACGCCGAATTAGAAGAAAAAGCCGAATTGTTGGCGCTGCAGAAGAAAGAAGTGGAACGGAAAAACTTAGAGATTGAGCAAGCAAGACGTTCTTTGGAAGAGAAAGCGGAACAATTAGCCCTCTCATCGAAATATAAATCTGAATTTCTAGCGAATATGTCCCATGAATTGCGGACACCACTCAACAGCTTACTGATTTTGGCGAAGCTGTTAACAGATAACGTTGAAGGTAATCTCACTACCAAGCAAGTGGAATATAGCCAGACAATTTACTCAGCTGGTACTGACTTGTTGACCTTAATTAATGACATTTTGGATTTAGCCAAAATCGAATCGGGAACCATGTCAATTGACATGAACCAAATGTTATTTTCCGAGTTGGGCGAACAACTTGAGCGTACCTTTGGACAAATCGCCCAAAATAAAGGACTCGCCTTTAATGTGGAATTTGCTCCCGAGTTACCACAAACCATCTACACTGATGCCAAACGTCTACAACAAGTACTGAAGAATTTACTTTCTAATGCTTTTAAATTTACCGACACTGGAG contains:
- a CDS encoding HAMP domain-containing protein; this encodes MVTEQLTKESDNLDLKQLLRTLNAVKKGDFSTRMPIDQTGIAGKIADTLNDIIEQNERMAAELQRIGNVVGKDGKVSERASLGNVRGSWLSCVNSVNTLITDLVQPTAETTRVIRAVANGDLSQTIAPEIEGRPLKGEFLQTANIVNTMVDRLGSFASEVTRVAREVGTEGKLGVQAEVRGVAGTWKDLTDNVNLMAGNLTGQVRNIAEVATAIANGDLSKKITVNVKGEILELKNTVNTMVDQLNSFASEVTRVAREVGTEGKLGVQAEVRGVAGTWKDLTDNVNLMAGNLTAQVRNIAEVTTAVANGDLSKKITVNVKGEILELKNTVNIMVDQLNSFASEVTRVAREVGAEGKLGGQAEVRGVAGTWKDLTDSVNFMAGSLTAQVRNIAEVTTAVANGDLSKKITVDVKGEILELKNTINTMVDQLNSFASEVTRVAREVGTEGKLGVQAEVRGVAGTWKDLTDNVNLMAGNLTAQVRNIAEVTTAVANGDLSKKITVDVKGEILELKNTVNIMVDQLNSFASEVTRVAREVGAEGKLGGQAEVRGVAGTWKDLTDSVNFMAGSLTAQVRNIAEVTTAVATGDLSKKITVDVKGEILELKNTINTMVDQLNSFASEVTRVAREVGSEGKLGVQADVRGVAGTWKDLTDSVNFMAGSLTAQVRNIAEVTTAVATGDLSKKITVDVKGEILELKNTINTMVDQLSSFASEVTRVAREVGTEGKLGVQAEVRGVAGTWKDLTGAVNMMAGNLTDQVRNIAEVATAIANGDLSKKITVQVKGEILELKNTINIMVDQLNSFASEVTRVAREVGSEGKLGVQADVRGVAGTWKDLTDSVNFMAGSLTAQVRNIAAVTTAVANGDLSKKISVDVKGEILELKNTVNTMVDQLNSFASEVTRVAREVGTEGKLGVQAEVKGVAGTWKDLTDSVNFMAGSLTAQVRNIAEVTTAVANGDLSKKITVDVKGEILELKNTINTMVDQLNSFASEVTRVAREVGTEGKLGVQAYVRGVAGTWKDLTDNVNSMAGNLTAQVRNIAEVTKAVANGDLSKKITVDVRGEILELKDTINTMVDQLSSFASEVTRVAREVGTEGKLGGQAQVQGVAGTWKDLTDNVNSMAGNLTAQVRGIARVVTAVANGDLKRKLMLDAKGEIETLAETINEMIDTLATFANQVTTVAREVGIEGKLGGQARVPGAAGTWKDLTDNVNELAATLTTQLRAIAEVATAVTKGDLTRSIAVEALGEVAILKDNINQMIANLRETTQKNTEQDWLKTNLAKFTRMLQGQRDLETVSKLILSELAPLVGAQHGVFYMMEAADNQAFLKLLSSYAYRERRHLANRFYMGEGLVGQCALEKERILLTEVPGDYVKISSGLGEAAPLNAVVLPVLFEGQVTAVIELASFRRFSEIHLTFFDQLTESIAIVLNTIAASMRTEELLKQSQSLAEELQTQQNELRETNKRLEQQAQSLKASEDLLKGQQEELQQTNAELEEKAELLALQKKEVERKNLEIEQARRSLEEKAEQLALSSKYKSEFLANMSHELRTPLNSLLILAKLLTDNVEGNLTTKQVEYSQTIYSAGTDLLTLINDILDLAKIESGTMSIDMNQMLFSELGEQLERTFGQIAQNKGLAFNVEFAPELPQTIYTDAKRLQQVLKNLLSNAFKFTDTGEVRLRVEVAKQGWSQSLETLNRAQNVIAFSVSDTGIGIAPEKQKVIFEAFQQADGSTSRKYGGTGLGLSISREIARLFGGEIKLISHPNQGSTFTFYLPQLTPESRVLSSDSLSLRTQPSPQHPAPNPQSLMDDRSILAEDDRVLLIVEDDINFARILLDMARQQGFKVISAQNGRIGLTLAQQYQPSAILLDIRLPEIDGWTVLDRLKHNPRTRHIPVHIMTVEEGRQRGLQLGAIAYLQKPLTSEIISGALTKIKGFIERRVKSLLVVEDDENQRHSIVELIGNSDVTTTAVGTGADALEAIRAQHFDCLVLDLGLPDMTGFDLIDQIKQLPNGETLPVIVYTGQELSRVQETELRRIADTIIVKDVRSPERLLDETALFLHRVQANLPAPKREILEQLHARDYLLTGKKVLIVDDDVRNIFALTSMLERYQMQVLYAENGREGIHTLETTPEIDVVLMDVMMPEMDGYETTRLIRQNNKFRALPIIALTAKAMQGDREKCIEAGASDYITKPVDTEQLLSLLRVWLYR
- a CDS encoding TrkA family potassium uptake protein, producing MYSRPEQKYQRIQKELMAGAIALGCVFIIGTLWYSLVEGWSWEDAAYMTVITLATVGYGETHPLGSRGRLFTIALILMGVINIGYIVNRFTEAVIQGYFQEGIRLRQQRRLMESLSGHYIICGFSRTGRQIAKEFRAEGVTFVVIDSELESVQRAQTEGYVVYQGDATLDDSLLKVGIERAICIVAALPSDAENLYTVLSAKTLNPAIRAIARASTEEALQKLQRAGADAVISPYITGGKRMAAAALRPQILDFVDGILTGTDRQLYMEEFLLDPAFCPFVGQSLQKAKLRSQTGALVLAIRRLDGNLIGGPTGDTVLMPGDTLICMGTAEQLQSLNQILGPIVSKKLRKPKNS